A region of Pseudomonas sp. Marseille-Q3773 DNA encodes the following proteins:
- the purU gene encoding formyltetrahydrofolate deformylase, which yields MSRAPDTWILTADCPSMLGTVDVVTRYLFEQRCYVTEHHSFDDRLSGRFFIRVEFRQPDDFDEAGFRAGLAERSEAFGMAFELTAPNHRPKVVIMVSKADHCLNDLLYRQRIGQLAMDVVAVVSNHPDLEPLAHWHKIPYYHFALDPKDKPAQERKVIQVIEETGAELVVLARYMQVLSPELCRRLDGWAINIHHSLLPGFKGAKPYHQAYNKGVKMVGATAHYINNDLDEGPIIAQGVEVVDHSHYPEDLIAKGRDIECLTLARAVGYHIERRVFLNANRTVVL from the coding sequence CGACGTGGTGACGCGTTACCTCTTCGAGCAGCGCTGCTACGTGACGGAGCACCACTCCTTCGATGACCGGCTGTCGGGGCGTTTCTTCATTCGCGTGGAGTTCCGCCAGCCGGACGATTTCGACGAGGCAGGCTTCCGTGCCGGCCTCGCCGAACGCAGTGAAGCCTTCGGCATGGCCTTCGAGCTGACCGCACCCAACCACCGCCCCAAGGTGGTGATCATGGTGTCGAAGGCCGACCACTGCCTCAATGACCTGCTGTATCGCCAGCGCATCGGCCAGCTGGCCATGGATGTGGTCGCGGTGGTGTCCAACCACCCTGACCTCGAACCTTTGGCGCACTGGCACAAGATCCCTTACTACCACTTCGCCCTTGACCCCAAGGACAAGCCGGCGCAAGAGCGCAAGGTGATCCAGGTGATCGAGGAAACTGGCGCCGAGCTGGTGGTGCTTGCCCGCTACATGCAGGTGCTGTCGCCGGAGCTGTGCCGGCGCCTGGACGGCTGGGCAATCAACATCCACCACTCACTGCTGCCCGGCTTCAAGGGCGCCAAGCCCTATCACCAGGCATACAACAAGGGTGTGAAAATGGTGGGCGCCACGGCGCACTACATCAACAATGACCTGGACGAAGGGCCGATCATCGCCCAGGGCGTGGAGGTGGTGGACCATAGCCATTACCCGGAAGACCTGATTGCCAAGGGGCGCGACATCGAATGTCTGACCCTGGCACGGGCGGTGGGTTATCACATCGAGCGGCGGGTGTTCCTCAACGCCAACCGGACCGTAGTTTTGTAA